TAAGCAGGATCGCAAAAAGAAACACGGGGAAACACGGCATCGTGACCAAATCCGGCCTTTTTACCGTTTTCTTCATCAGTCAGCACGCTGAAGGGTGTGGCTTCCGTACCGGTCCCGGAGGTCAGGGGCACTGTCACCAGAGGTAAAGCTCCCTGAATACGCCGGACATCATACACGTCACGTGCTTTCATTTTATTGAAAACCGCCACAGCCACAGCTTTGGCTGCATCCACCGGGCTCCCTCCGCCGATGCCAACAATAAAATCACATTTTTCCCGTTTGCACAGATCCACTGCTTTCTGAACCGTTTTAACCAGAGGATTTTCAGTCACCTCATTGAAATGGATAAAGGAAACACCGGACTTTTTCAGCACTGTTTTCATATCCTCCAGTGCCCCGCTCTTTTCAGCAGAATGGCGACCAGTGACAATCAGGGCTTTTTGTCCCAGTTCACTTATGGAATATGTATTTTCTTTCAGACAGTTCCGACCCCAGAAAAGGCGGACCGGCATATAAGAATTCATAAGCATGAAACCAATTCTCCTTTTTTTTCAATCAGGGTTGCATCTTTCAACAGGTATTGCCTTGAAGCAATGGCACCGATGGATTCATCGTGGGTTACTAAAAAGAAACACTGCTTAAAATCCCGGTTGATTTTTTGAAAAAGGTTCAGTACCTGATTTCCGGTTTCCCGGTCCAGATTGCCTGTAGGTTCATCGGCAAAAATGATATCCGGTCGGGCGATCAATGCCCTGCAAATGGCTGCCCGTTGCTTTTCACCTCCGGAAATTTCCGCCGGAAAATGATCCCGCCTTTCGACAATACCCAGGTAATCCATAAGTTCAAGCGCCTTTTTCAAAGCATGTGTCCGTGATTCTCCGGCAATCATAAGGGGCATGGCCACATTTTCACAAATGGAAAATTCAGGCAGGAGATAGTGGAACTGAAAAACAAACCCGATATGTTTCCGTCTAAATTCCGCCAGTTCGGATTCCTTCAAACAAACCGTATCGATCCCGTGAATCAAAACATGTCCCGTATCCGGCGCGTCCATCGTTCCCAGTATATTTAAAAATGTGGATTTCCCCGAACCGGACACTCCCATGAGGGAGACGAAATCGCCGGGGTAAAGCTTTAAGGATACATCATCCAGAATGAGAAGGGTATCTGATCCGGATCGGTAGGTTTTCCGAATGCCATAGGCATTCAATATGTGTTTTTCCGTCATAGGCTACATCTTTACTTTAATTGAATCCAGGGGTTTTAATTTGACGGACTGCCGCGCAGGCAGGAGTCCGGCAAGTGATATGATGGCAATCAGCACCAGAATAGTTAAAATCACATCCGGCAGCATAACCCGGACGGGGAGATAGGTGATGAAATATACATCCTGGGGTAGTTTAATAAAGGGACGGAACTGTTGCCAAAGCAAAAGGGGCAGGGAACCCAAAAGGCCGATCAGCATGCCAA
Above is a genomic segment from Candidatus Neomarinimicrobiota bacterium containing:
- a CDS encoding ABC transporter ATP-binding protein; translated protein: MTEKHILNAYGIRKTYRSGSDTLLILDDVSLKLYPGDFVSLMGVSGSGKSTFLNILGTMDAPDTGHVLIHGIDTVCLKESELAEFRRKHIGFVFQFHYLLPEFSICENVAMPLMIAGESRTHALKKALELMDYLGIVERRDHFPAEISGGEKQRAAICRALIARPDIIFADEPTGNLDRETGNQVLNLFQKINRDFKQCFFLVTHDESIGAIASRQYLLKDATLIEKKGELVSCL